One window of Mesotoga sp. BH458_6_3_2_1 genomic DNA carries:
- a CDS encoding PLP-dependent aspartate aminotransferase family protein: MSEGSEVFDVDEERKYHFDTMSIHAAEQEDQNQSLNAPIYMTSTFTFTDLQQAEDTFSFKRRAYVYTRGGNPTINLFEQRLATLENGADGVAFSSGMAAISSVVMSFAAAGDSILAHRNLYGSTFGFLNHLISNYGVKTEFIDMTDLDIVKQSITPETRVIYLETPTNPALEIIDIEGLCEIAHSKGVKVVVDNTFATPVFQRPLDFGADVVLHSATKYISGHGDVVGGFATSKDFDYIQKLKFGYMCELGGVLSPFNAWLLLRGMKTLGLRMERHEKNATAIANFLKAQKEVVKTSYPGFEDHPGHELAARQMNGFGGIISFELEGPRENAEKFVRNLKLIKLAVSLGDAETLVEVPAMMTHRDYPEEELHKFGFSARTVRISAGLEYHEDILADIENALEKVFRR; encoded by the coding sequence ATGTCAGAAGGAAGCGAGGTGTTTGATGTGGATGAAGAGAGAAAATATCATTTCGATACAATGTCTATTCACGCTGCGGAGCAAGAGGATCAGAACCAGTCGCTAAACGCTCCCATATACATGACTTCGACGTTCACGTTCACGGATCTGCAGCAGGCCGAAGACACATTTTCATTTAAACGGCGCGCGTACGTCTATACCCGTGGCGGCAACCCCACCATAAACCTCTTCGAGCAAAGGCTCGCGACTCTAGAGAATGGAGCCGATGGAGTGGCCTTCTCCTCGGGAATGGCTGCGATTAGTTCAGTTGTAATGTCATTCGCTGCGGCAGGCGATTCGATACTTGCCCACAGAAACCTCTACGGTTCAACGTTCGGATTTCTAAATCATTTGATCAGTAATTATGGCGTTAAGACAGAGTTCATTGACATGACCGATCTAGACATCGTAAAGCAATCCATTACTCCAGAAACAAGGGTGATATACCTGGAAACGCCGACGAATCCAGCACTCGAGATAATTGACATAGAAGGTCTTTGCGAAATTGCACACTCCAAGGGAGTAAAGGTGGTTGTAGACAATACATTTGCAACGCCTGTTTTTCAGAGACCTCTAGACTTCGGGGCCGATGTTGTTCTGCACAGCGCCACAAAGTACATATCAGGTCATGGAGATGTTGTTGGTGGATTCGCAACTTCAAAGGACTTTGATTACATCCAGAAGCTTAAATTTGGATATATGTGCGAACTGGGAGGGGTGTTGAGCCCATTCAACGCCTGGCTCCTGCTAAGAGGTATGAAGACACTCGGTCTGAGAATGGAAAGGCATGAGAAGAACGCGACCGCAATAGCCAATTTTCTAAAAGCTCAGAAAGAAGTCGTGAAGACTTCTTATCCGGGGTTCGAAGACCACCCAGGACATGAACTGGCTGCTCGGCAGATGAACGGCTTTGGAGGAATAATAAGCTTCGAGCTCGAAGGACCCAGAGAGAACGCAGAGAAGTTTGTTCGCAACCTGAAGCTCATCAAACTCGCGGTTTCACTCGGAGACGCCGAGACTCTTGTGGAAGTACCTGCAATGATGACCCATAGAGACTATCCCGAAGAAGAGCTACACAAATTCGGCTTCTCAGCCAGGACTGTTAGAATTTCCGCTGGTCTGGAATATCATGAAGACATCCTTGCAGACATCGAAAATGCTCTCGAAAAGGT